The genomic region GGTGCATTACGAAGAAGGTAAACCATTCAACATTTCTTTGAGCGACATCCAGTTCGAGAAGCCGGATATCGACCCCATGGCAACGCTCAAAGGGTTGTTTGACAAGATTGTTTGAGTAACTGACGGAGGTTCTCATGGAAAACGGAACGGCATTCTCGCTGACCGGCAAGACCAACGGTGGCGCTCACGGGCCGCTTTCAAGCTCGCGCAAAGCCAGCGACCGCGGTGCCCGGCGCCATCTTGAGGGCGATTCCGAGGGCGCAAAATCGGAATATCTTTCTGCGCTCGAACTGGACCCGAATAATCCTACCGCGCACAACAATCTCGGCTTCCTGTTGGCGCAGGAAGGCGAATTGGATGCTGCCATCGCCCACTATCAGCGCGCGCTGGAGGTTGATCCCCACAAAAGCATGGCGATGGCCAACATGGGGATTGCCCGCGTGGCTCAAGGGGAAGACCAGGCAGGCGTTGATTGGCTCCGGCGTGCGGTGGAGACCGATTCCACGAATGTTCTTGCCTTGGACAATCTGGCGCGGCTCTTGCTCAAGTTGCGCCGCCTTACCGAGGCGGAAGCCGCCGCGCGCTCGGCTCTTGAAGTCTCTCCTTACGAAGCTCGGATCCTTCTGACACTGGGCCTGGCAGTTGCCGGGCAGCAACGGTTGAATGAGGCCGTGGAAATTCTGAATCGGTCGGTGCAACTCGACCCGAAATCCGCGAATGCCTGGGAGCAGTTGGGTGTGGTTTTGTGGATGCGGCAGGACCTGGGTTCGGCTTCCGACGCCTTGCGGCGTTCTCTGACGCTTGCACCGAACAATGTATCGGCGCGCTATCACTTCGCGCTGGTCCTCCTGACTAAGGGCGACCAGGATGAGGCGATTCGTGAACTCGCATCCGTTCTGGCGATTGATCCTGGACATGTACCGGCCCAGCTCGACCTGGCGGTGCTCGCCGTCTCACGCGGTGAATGGCAGGCCGCGCTTGGCCGGCTGGAGATGGTGCTCCATATGGATGGAGAAAATTCGCGGGCGCTGTTTTACCGCGCCGTGGTACTCGACCGGATTGACCGCCAAGATGAGGCAACGCCAATTCTGCAATCCCTGGGCGCGGGCACGGGGAAATATGCGGAAAGGGCACGGCAGTACCTGGAGGAAAGGAGCACTATTTCGTAGCTGCGCCTCCTGAATCCGTGGAGTAAGCCTGAGTGAGCTGCGCAACGTCCCAACCCGAACTTGGACACTTCCATCCTGCGAGGGAGTCGCGTCCTCTGCCGCGCGAGCTGAAGGATTTCTGCGGCTTTCACGCCGGAGAGACGATTCTGGTTTGTGGCTGCGGCTCTTCGTTGGCGCAGTTGGTTGCTCCAGAGAGGTTCATTACTATCGGGGTGAATGATGTTGGCCGGCTCTTCCAGCCCGACTACCTGGTTGTATTGAACCCCAGGCAGCAGTTCCAAGGCGACCGTTTTCGCTTTGTCGAGGAGAGCCGGGCGCGCGCCATCTTTACCCAGTTGGATCTGGGGATCCGCCACCCGCACATCGTAAAAATCCGTCTGGGAAGGTACGGCGGCGTTGATTGTTCTGATCCTACCTCGCTGCACTTTGCGCGTAACTCTCCCTACCTTGCGCTGTGTCTGGCGATCCATATGGGAGCGAAGAGGATCGGGTTAATCGGCGTCGATTTCACCCAGGACCATTTTTTTGCGCGCACGGGCCAGCACCCGCTTACACGGGAACTCCCTCAGATTGACCAGGAATACGCACGGTTGCACGCTGCTTGCCGGGACAACGGCATCGAGATCGTCAATCTGAGCGTCCACAGTCGCCTCACCGCTTTTCCACACCTTTCCTTGCAGGAATTCTATGGTGTCGAGGCGGCCTCGCTTCGCATCGTTTCCTATTCCACAACCCCGATGGCGGGTGTGCCCGCGATCCTGTCCAGGTGTATCGCTGCGTGCACACCGCATCAGCCTCGCTGCGTCGTCGCCACCAACAGCTACGGCAATGGAGTGAGCTTTGAGGGAGATGTGGAGTGGGGACGCTCACCGGAAGAGGCGCGTGAACTTCTGCGGTCCGCCGATCTGGTTATCGTTCATAACGGCAAGATTGATTTCGCGCACCGTTCTCTGTTTGCGCGTAAGGCTGTCATTACCATGGCCCATAACTACGCGTGGAACGTGGATACGACCTTCGTCGAGCAAGGTTATCCGGGCGTGGTGGTAGGACAGTATCAGGCGACACTCCCGGAATTTAAGACGTGGCAGGTGGTGCCCAACCCCGTACCGTTGTGGGAGAAAGAGTTTCAACCCGGCCTGAAACAGCCGCCGATCACGATTTGCTACACGCCTTCAGGAAAGCATGATCATTACCCCGTGAATTCCAGGCTGCACTGGCACTCGAAGGGGTATGAAACCACGGTGCGCGTCTTACGGGTGCTGGCGCGCCAGTATCCACTGCGGCTTGAGTTAATCGACACACGTCAGATCTCTCATGCTGAGTCGCTGGCGAAGAAGCGCCGTGCTCATATCGTGATTGACGAATGCGTCACCGGCAGCTATCACCGCAACAGCTTAGAAGGGCTGGCGTGCGGTTGTGTTGTCGTTAACGGCCTCGGCCGTGTTCCCGCCATCGTGGAGGCATTTTGCTCCTGTGCTCCCAGCGACAGAGATGTGCCATTTGTGTGTGCCGGGCTCGACAATCTGGAAGAGGTAATCACGCTGCTGATCTCAAATGGCGCCGAGGCGCTGCTGCAGCAAGGCAGGCATAACCGCTCTTGGATGGAATCGCATTGGAATTTCACTCAGCAGTGGCAACGGTTTTGGCAACCGGTTGTCGGGGCCGCATTGGGGAAAGCCCGTAGTGCGGGCTCTTGGATGGCCATTCCGCCTAAAGTACAGACGAATGGAGCTAACCACATGAGTGCAGCAACTCGGAGGCAACCGCCGCCAGGAGTCAGCGTAGTGGTGTGTCATGGCGGCGAAGATAGGCTTGGCCATCTAAGCGCGTCGTTGGCTAATCTGCGCCAGTGCCACGGCGTCAATGAAATCATAATCGCCGACATGGGAACTTTCCCCTGGGCCGAAGGTTTGGCCAGGAGGCGGGCCGATAAGTACATCTTCATTCGAAATGACGATGCGTTCGAGCGTGCCCGCTGTCTGAATGTGGGAACAGCAATCGCAGAGTTCGACCTGGTGCTGTGGATAGACAATGACCTGATGGTACCGGCTGGCTTCGTCAACAATGCAGTCACGGAGATGCGTGCCCGCCAGTTAGACTATTTGATCCCTTATGTTGCGGTTAACTATCTATCGGAGGCAGATAGTCAAAAGGTCATGGAAGGCGCCCTTGGCCCTGCTGCGTGCACACCCGTCAACAGCTACCGTGCTCTCTATGTGTGTGGGGCCGCCGGCCTTGTCCGGCAATCGTTTGTTCTTACCTATGGCGGCCTCTCGGAACTGTTTCGCGGCTGGGGCGGCGAAGATGGAGCCTGGTGGCACAAGGCCAAGCTGCTGGGACAGGCTGGCGTGGTTCAACGGCCGGACCAGTATATCTACCACCTCTTTCATGCGAACTCCGGCGCCTACGGAGGTTCACAACATCGTGACAGCAACCCTTATTACTCCAGGAACCTTGCCGTACTCACGGAAATGCGTTCCATCAGGGACCGGCAGCTTTATCTCAAGCGCTTCCCCCGTCAACCATTGTTTTCGTGTGAATGGCAGGGGAAAAGGGTTCTCCTTTTAGGGAAGGCGGTGCCAGAGACTGATGGTTTTGCAACAGAGGACCTTGGGCGCTCCTTAGCGGAGCTCACAGGTGTTCAGGTTGAGCACCAGCCTGCCAACGGAGCGTGGGAATGGCATCATCAATCGGATGCAATCGTGATCTTCAGCACGCCTGCAGCGACGGCATTTCTGTCCGATGAATCCTTACGGCGCTTGTGGCAGAAAACCATCGTTCTACACAGCGGTGGAGACTTGAACGATATCGTCGTGGAGCGGCTTAAGAGAGCTGGCGGGATTCTCGCAATGCAAAGTCCTGACCTGCAGGCGCTTCAGCACGCTGGCCTTCGCCCCTGACCATTCCTCGGCTGGATAACAGCATGGATCCATTGCGTACCACGGCCATTCGGCTTCTTCAGCCGCTTTCCATGATTCTGGGAGGGGCAATGCCTCAAGCTGTTAATCGCGTGAGTTGTACTGCTGAAGAGGCGAAACACCCGAACGACAACGAGCGGCGGCACGTCGCGAGCCCCCTCCATAAAGTGAGCATTCTGATCACCAGTTTCCTGCGTTTTGGCTATTTAAAGAACTGTCTCGCGGGAATCGAGAAGAATCTGCCTGAATGCAAGGTCATTGTCGTCGATGACAGTGGTGATACGTCCCTGGGCAGTAGTGAGATGGGACGTGTGTTCATTTATCTCCCATTCGATTCCGGTCTTTCAGCTAAGAGTA from Terriglobia bacterium harbors:
- a CDS encoding tetratricopeptide repeat protein; this encodes MENGTAFSLTGKTNGGAHGPLSSSRKASDRGARRHLEGDSEGAKSEYLSALELDPNNPTAHNNLGFLLAQEGELDAAIAHYQRALEVDPHKSMAMANMGIARVAQGEDQAGVDWLRRAVETDSTNVLALDNLARLLLKLRRLTEAEAAARSALEVSPYEARILLTLGLAVAGQQRLNEAVEILNRSVQLDPKSANAWEQLGVVLWMRQDLGSASDALRRSLTLAPNNVSARYHFALVLLTKGDQDEAIRELASVLAIDPGHVPAQLDLAVLAVSRGEWQAALGRLEMVLHMDGENSRALFYRAVVLDRIDRQDEATPILQSLGAGTGKYAERARQYLEERSTIS
- a CDS encoding glycosyltransferase family 2 protein, which gives rise to MSCATSQPELGHFHPARESRPLPRELKDFCGFHAGETILVCGCGSSLAQLVAPERFITIGVNDVGRLFQPDYLVVLNPRQQFQGDRFRFVEESRARAIFTQLDLGIRHPHIVKIRLGRYGGVDCSDPTSLHFARNSPYLALCLAIHMGAKRIGLIGVDFTQDHFFARTGQHPLTRELPQIDQEYARLHAACRDNGIEIVNLSVHSRLTAFPHLSLQEFYGVEAASLRIVSYSTTPMAGVPAILSRCIAACTPHQPRCVVATNSYGNGVSFEGDVEWGRSPEEARELLRSADLVIVHNGKIDFAHRSLFARKAVITMAHNYAWNVDTTFVEQGYPGVVVGQYQATLPEFKTWQVVPNPVPLWEKEFQPGLKQPPITICYTPSGKHDHYPVNSRLHWHSKGYETTVRVLRVLARQYPLRLELIDTRQISHAESLAKKRRAHIVIDECVTGSYHRNSLEGLACGCVVVNGLGRVPAIVEAFCSCAPSDRDVPFVCAGLDNLEEVITLLISNGAEALLQQGRHNRSWMESHWNFTQQWQRFWQPVVGAALGKARSAGSWMAIPPKVQTNGANHMSAATRRQPPPGVSVVVCHGGEDRLGHLSASLANLRQCHGVNEIIIADMGTFPWAEGLARRRADKYIFIRNDDAFERARCLNVGTAIAEFDLVLWIDNDLMVPAGFVNNAVTEMRARQLDYLIPYVAVNYLSEADSQKVMEGALGPAACTPVNSYRALYVCGAAGLVRQSFVLTYGGLSELFRGWGGEDGAWWHKAKLLGQAGVVQRPDQYIYHLFHANSGAYGGSQHRDSNPYYSRNLAVLTEMRSIRDRQLYLKRFPRQPLFSCEWQGKRVLLLGKAVPETDGFATEDLGRSLAELTGVQVEHQPANGAWEWHHQSDAIVIFSTPAATAFLSDESLRRLWQKTIVLHSGGDLNDIVVERLKRAGGILAMQSPDLQALQHAGLRP